One part of the Salmo salar chromosome ssa10, Ssal_v3.1, whole genome shotgun sequence genome encodes these proteins:
- the LOC106560265 gene encoding ubiquitin carboxyl-terminal hydrolase 46, with protein sequence MTVRNIASICNMGTNASALEKDIGPEQFPINEHYFGLVNFGNTCYCNSVLQALYFCRPFRENVLAYKAQQKKKENLLTCLADLFHSITTQKKKVGVIPPKKFISRLRKENDLFDNYMQQDAHEFLNYLLNTVADILLEEKKLNTVADILLEEKKQEKQNGRLKNNGTAITTETELENKTTEPTWVHDIFQGTLTNETRCLNCETVSSKDEDFLDLSVDVEQNTSITHCLRDFSNTETLCSEYKYYCETCCSKQEAQKRMRVKKLPMILALHLKRFKYMEQLHRYTKLSYRVVFPLELRLFNTSGDSVNLDRMYDLVAVVVHCGSGPNRGHYITIVKSHGFWLLFDDDIVEKIDAQAIEEFYGLTSDISKNSESGYILFYQSRE encoded by the exons ATGACTGTCAGAAATATCGCCTCCATTTGTAATATG GGCACCAATGCCTCTGCTCTGGAGAAAGACATTGGTCCGGAGCAGTTCCCAATCAACGAACACTACTTTGGATTGGTCAAC TTTGGGAACACTTGTTACTGTAACTCGGTGCTTCAGGCCCTGTACTTCTGCCGGCCCTTCCGGGAGAACGTGCTGGCCTACAAGGCCCagcagaagaagaaggagaaccTGCTCACGTGTCTGGCAGACCTCTTCCACAGCATCACCACCCAGAAGAAAAAGGTGGGAGTCATCCCGCCCAAGAAGTTCATCTCACGCCTGCGCAAGGAGAATG ACCTGTTTGATAACTACATGCAGCAGGACGCCCATGAGTTCCTCAACTACCTGCTGAACACGGTGGCAGACATCCTGCTGGAGGAGAAGAAGCTGAACACGGTGGCAGACATCCTGCTGGAGGAGAAGAAGCAGGAGAAGCAGAACGGACGCCTGAAGAACAACGGAACGGCCATCACCACGGAGACCGAGCTCGAGAACAAGACCACGGAGCCCACCTGGGTGCATGACATCTTCCAGGGCACGTTGACCAATGAGACGCGCTGCCTCAACTGTGAGACG GTCAGCAGCAAAGATGAGGACTTTCTGGATCTTTCTGTGGACGTAGAGCAGAATACATCAATAACACACTGTCTCAG GGACTTCAGTAACACAGAGACCTTGTGCAGTGAATACAAATACTACTGTGAGACATGCTGCAGCAAGCAGGAGGCCCAgaaacg GATGCGTGTGAAGAAGCTGCCTATGATCCTGGCCCTGCACCTGAAGCGATTTAAGTACATGGAGCAGCTGCACCGATACACCAAACTGTCCTATCGCGTTGTCTTCCCTCTGGAACTACGCCTCTTCAACACCTCTGGAGACTCTGTCAACCTCGACCGCATGTACGACCTGGTCGCTGTGGTCGTCCACTGTGGCAg TGGACCCAACAgaggacactacatcaccatagTGAAGAGTCATGGCTTCTGGCTGCTGTTTGATGATGACATCGTGGAG